Proteins encoded within one genomic window of Acidovorax sp. 107:
- a CDS encoding efflux transporter outer membrane subunit, with protein sequence MNLRTTRFAWAALLPLALGACAVSAPPARVPATPPIAWQAPLPHQGLLGDLARWWTQLQDPLLVELIDAAQTVSPGIAQAQSRIAQARATQVGSRAALLPSLDAQASASRGFNDQLARVATTSQAGLQASWEVDLFGANRAAKTAADERLAGAQALWHEARVSVAAEVAQQTSSIRTCLAQQQVAERDAQSRGETSRLSQLSERAGFTAPATAALARASAAEAQARASQQRMQCDVEVKALVALTGWEEPTLRTRLAQPVAAAPDTLFTVDALPAQVLAQRPDVYNAEREVAAASADVASAQAQRYPRLTLSGTVGAAQVRTGGVTTDLNTWTIGPLALSVPLFDGGRRAAQTDAAQARYDEAASQYRAKVRQAVSEVEQALVRLQSTAERSASARTAAEGYRASFDATEARWRGGLASLVELEDARRTALAAENALIALQHERQTAWIALYRAAGGGWKL encoded by the coding sequence ATGAATCTACGTACGACCCGTTTCGCATGGGCTGCGTTGCTGCCCCTGGCCCTGGGCGCCTGCGCGGTGTCTGCGCCGCCCGCCCGGGTGCCTGCGACTCCGCCCATCGCATGGCAAGCTCCACTGCCGCACCAAGGCTTGCTGGGCGATCTGGCCCGCTGGTGGACCCAGCTGCAAGATCCGCTGCTGGTCGAGCTGATCGACGCCGCCCAGACCGTGAGCCCGGGCATCGCGCAGGCCCAGTCGCGCATTGCGCAGGCCCGTGCCACGCAGGTGGGAAGCCGGGCGGCTTTGCTGCCCTCGCTCGACGCACAGGCCAGCGCCAGCCGGGGCTTCAATGACCAGCTGGCCCGCGTGGCCACCACCTCGCAGGCAGGGCTGCAGGCGAGCTGGGAGGTGGACCTGTTTGGCGCCAACCGCGCCGCCAAGACCGCGGCCGATGAACGGCTGGCGGGCGCACAGGCCCTGTGGCACGAGGCGCGCGTGAGCGTGGCGGCCGAGGTGGCGCAGCAGACCAGCAGCATCCGCACCTGCCTGGCCCAGCAGCAGGTGGCCGAGCGCGACGCACAGTCCCGTGGTGAAACGTCCCGCCTGTCGCAGCTGAGTGAGCGCGCGGGCTTCACTGCGCCCGCCACAGCCGCACTGGCCCGTGCCAGCGCCGCGGAGGCCCAGGCCCGCGCCTCGCAGCAGCGCATGCAATGCGATGTGGAAGTCAAGGCCCTGGTGGCGCTCACCGGCTGGGAAGAACCCACCCTGCGCACCCGGCTGGCCCAGCCGGTGGCTGCGGCCCCGGACACTTTATTTACCGTCGACGCACTGCCCGCCCAGGTGCTGGCCCAGCGCCCCGACGTGTACAACGCCGAGCGCGAAGTGGCGGCTGCCAGCGCCGACGTCGCCAGCGCCCAGGCCCAGCGCTACCCACGCCTGACCCTCAGCGGCACCGTGGGTGCAGCCCAGGTGCGCACCGGGGGCGTGACCACCGACCTGAACACCTGGACCATCGGCCCGCTGGCGCTCAGCGTGCCCCTCTTTGACGGTGGCCGCCGCGCTGCGCAGACCGATGCTGCGCAGGCCCGCTACGACGAGGCCGCGTCGCAGTACCGGGCCAAGGTGCGCCAGGCCGTGAGCGAGGTCGAGCAAGCCCTGGTGCGCCTGCAAAGCACGGCCGAGCGCAGCGCCAGCGCGCGCACTGCCGCCGAAGGCTACCGTGCGTCGTTCGACGCGACCGAAGCGCGCTGGCGCGGCGGCCTGGCCAGCCTGGTGGAGCTGGAAGATGCCCGGCGCACAGCGCTGGCCGCCGAGAACGCGCTGATCGCGCTGCAGCACGAGCGCCAGACCGCCTGGATTGCGCTGTACCGCGCCGCCGGTGGTGGATGGAAGCTATGA
- a CDS encoding efflux RND transporter periplasmic adaptor subunit has protein sequence MQHSSFSFKFSPTAFAVITACVLATGGALVFSGASRAADEPKAGQPRPALTVSTAQPQRMQVPLRLAANGNIAAWQEASIGAESNGLRLTEVRVNVGDVVKAGQVLATFSADTVLADVAQSRASLLEAQANAAEAAANADRARSLQATGALSQQQIQQFTTAEQTAQARVEASKAALNAQQLRLKYTQVVAPDSGVISARTATVGAVVGAGTELFRMVRKGRLEWRAEVTSTELRRIQPGAKVSVTAASGAVAEGTVRMVAPTVDPQTRNALVYVDLPANTDFRAGMFARGDFALGSSDALTVPQEALVVRDGFSYVFVVGGDQRVQMRKVQTGRRVADRVEVLSGLDAGASVAVRGAGFLNDGDLVRVAAPAAAPAAGKQSSSEYFMQKVPVALVNHALTAIN, from the coding sequence ATGCAACACTCCTCCTTCTCCTTCAAGTTTTCCCCCACCGCCTTCGCCGTGATTACCGCCTGCGTGCTGGCCACGGGCGGTGCGCTGGTTTTCTCGGGCGCATCGCGTGCCGCCGATGAACCCAAGGCGGGCCAGCCCCGGCCTGCGCTCACCGTCAGCACGGCGCAACCGCAGCGCATGCAGGTGCCGCTGCGCCTGGCCGCCAACGGCAACATCGCGGCCTGGCAAGAGGCGAGCATTGGGGCCGAGAGCAACGGCCTGCGCCTGACCGAGGTGCGCGTGAACGTGGGCGATGTGGTCAAGGCCGGGCAGGTGCTGGCCACCTTCTCGGCCGACACGGTGTTGGCCGATGTGGCCCAGAGCCGCGCCAGCCTGCTCGAAGCCCAGGCCAATGCGGCCGAGGCCGCCGCCAATGCCGACCGCGCCCGCTCGTTGCAAGCCACGGGCGCACTCAGCCAGCAGCAGATCCAGCAGTTCACCACGGCCGAGCAGACCGCCCAGGCCCGCGTGGAGGCATCCAAGGCCGCGCTGAACGCGCAGCAGCTGCGCCTCAAATACACCCAGGTGGTGGCGCCTGACAGTGGCGTGATCTCGGCCCGCACCGCCACCGTGGGCGCGGTGGTGGGTGCCGGCACGGAGCTGTTCCGCATGGTGCGCAAGGGCCGCCTGGAGTGGCGCGCCGAAGTCACGTCCACCGAGCTGCGGCGCATCCAGCCCGGCGCCAAGGTCAGCGTCACCGCCGCCAGCGGCGCCGTGGCCGAGGGCACCGTGCGCATGGTCGCGCCCACGGTGGACCCGCAGACGCGCAATGCGCTGGTCTACGTGGATCTGCCCGCCAACACCGACTTCCGAGCCGGGATGTTTGCGCGGGGCGACTTCGCACTGGGCAGCAGCGATGCGCTCACCGTGCCGCAGGAGGCGCTGGTGGTGCGCGACGGGTTCTCGTACGTGTTTGTGGTGGGCGGCGACCAGCGCGTGCAGATGCGCAAGGTCCAGACCGGCCGCCGCGTGGCTGACCGGGTGGAGGTGCTGTCGGGGCTGGATGCGGGCGCCTCCGTGGCCGTGCGCGGTGCGGGCTTTTTGAACGATGGCGACCTTGTGCGCGTGGCGGCCCCTGCGGCGGCGCCAGCGGCGGGCAAGCAGTCCTCCAGCGAGTATTTCATGCAAAAAGTGCCTGTAGCGCTAGTGAATCATGCGCTAACAGCTATCAATTGA
- the glnE gene encoding bifunctional [glutamate--ammonia ligase]-adenylyl-L-tyrosine phosphorylase/[glutamate--ammonia-ligase] adenylyltransferase, with protein MHPSLSDPRCHQPLPEGPLAEHSRFYQRLHRRYANDLPLLPPGVPVLATMEQAYDALCARGCDTGTALRVLRQLVMERLIQLDCEAQTPLADITRTVTELAELALDRACQQARRELDERHGAPCGPQGQPVQLWIIGMGKLGARELNVSSDIDLIYVYEHDGETAGMPDGRGRISNHEYFARAVKAIYSLVGDTTEHGFVFRVDLALRPNGNSGPASVSLAALEEYLQVQGREWERFAWLKSRVVAPRDCIGSPEVQALRGVVLPFVFRRYLDYSVFDALRSLHSQIRDHASKRSAGHPERANDVKLSRGGIREIEFTVQLLQVVRGGQFPELRRRPTLDALQRLAHAGLMPQETADALARAYVFLRRVEHRIQYLDDQQTHVLPTRDDDLAWIASTLGYKDCCAFLHELDAHRELVAQEFDTLLGGNGKKQCSGGGCGGPRAAAPPPPELEGLLEQLPSGFRERVAEWRNHPRVAGLRDEARARLFRLVQRTAQWLKEGRVTEEATIRLANWLEPLLRRESYLALLLERPSVHEQLLHLLGAAKWPARYLLQHPGVIDELVGDALLSERFVVADFERELGMRLASLRSTGEDDDETLLNLLRRAQHAETFRTLARDVERRITVEQVADDLSALADSVLRITSQWCWSRLKNRHRDEPQFAIIGYGKLGGKELGYGSDLDIVFVFDDDDERAPEVYAAFVRKLINWLTVKTGEGDLYEIDTALRPNGNSGLLVTSFEAYANYQQQRGSNTAWTWEHQAMTRARFVMGSEALRERFDAVREAVITSARDPLALKGEIVTMRERVRSAHPTPAGSFDVKHSPGGMVDAEFALQYLVLSQSAAHPELRGNLGNIALLQRAEQVGLLPAGVGHAAADAYRELRRVQHVARLDEAPTQVTPPALQAERDAVLALWQAVFGPAP; from the coding sequence ATGCATCCTTCTCTGTCTGACCCCCGCTGCCACCAGCCCCTGCCGGAGGGGCCCCTGGCCGAGCATTCCCGCTTCTACCAGCGCCTGCACCGCCGCTACGCCAACGACCTGCCGCTGCTGCCCCCGGGCGTCCCGGTGCTCGCGACCATGGAACAGGCCTACGACGCCCTGTGCGCGCGCGGCTGCGACACGGGCACCGCGCTGCGCGTGCTGCGCCAGCTGGTCATGGAACGACTGATCCAGCTGGACTGCGAGGCGCAGACACCGCTGGCCGACATCACCCGCACCGTGACCGAACTGGCCGAGCTGGCCCTGGACCGTGCCTGCCAGCAGGCGCGCCGCGAGCTGGACGAACGCCATGGCGCACCGTGCGGCCCGCAGGGCCAGCCCGTGCAGCTGTGGATCATCGGCATGGGCAAACTGGGCGCCCGCGAGCTCAATGTCTCCAGCGACATCGACCTCATCTATGTGTATGAGCACGATGGCGAAACGGCTGGCATGCCCGATGGCCGGGGCCGCATCTCCAACCACGAATACTTCGCACGCGCCGTCAAGGCCATCTACAGCCTGGTGGGTGACACCACCGAGCATGGCTTTGTCTTCCGGGTGGACCTTGCCCTGAGGCCCAATGGCAACTCGGGCCCCGCCTCGGTGTCCCTGGCCGCGCTGGAGGAATACCTGCAGGTGCAGGGCCGCGAATGGGAGCGATTTGCCTGGCTCAAGAGCCGCGTGGTGGCCCCGCGCGACTGCATTGGCAGCCCCGAGGTGCAGGCCCTGCGCGGCGTGGTGCTGCCGTTTGTGTTCCGCCGCTACCTGGACTACAGCGTGTTCGACGCGTTGCGCTCGCTGCACAGCCAGATCCGGGACCATGCGTCCAAACGCAGCGCCGGACACCCCGAGCGCGCCAACGACGTCAAGCTCTCACGCGGCGGCATCCGCGAGATCGAATTCACCGTGCAGCTGCTGCAGGTGGTGCGCGGCGGGCAGTTCCCCGAGCTGCGCCGCCGCCCCACGCTCGATGCGCTGCAGCGCCTGGCCCATGCGGGCCTGATGCCCCAGGAAACCGCCGACGCGCTGGCCCGGGCCTACGTGTTTTTGCGCCGGGTGGAGCACCGCATCCAGTACCTGGACGACCAGCAGACCCACGTGCTGCCCACGCGCGACGACGACCTGGCCTGGATCGCCAGCACCCTGGGCTACAAGGACTGCTGCGCCTTCCTGCACGAGCTGGACGCACACCGCGAGCTGGTGGCCCAGGAGTTCGACACCCTGCTGGGTGGCAACGGCAAAAAGCAATGCAGCGGTGGTGGCTGTGGCGGCCCCCGGGCGGCGGCACCGCCGCCCCCGGAACTGGAAGGCCTGCTGGAGCAACTGCCATCGGGCTTTCGCGAGCGCGTGGCCGAATGGCGCAACCACCCGCGCGTGGCCGGTCTGCGTGACGAAGCGCGGGCCCGCCTGTTCCGCCTGGTGCAGCGCACAGCCCAGTGGCTCAAGGAGGGACGCGTCACTGAAGAGGCGACCATACGCCTGGCCAACTGGCTGGAGCCGCTGCTGCGGCGCGAGAGCTATCTGGCGCTGCTGCTGGAGCGGCCCTCGGTGCACGAACAGCTGCTGCACCTGCTGGGCGCGGCCAAGTGGCCCGCGCGGTACCTGCTGCAGCACCCCGGCGTGATCGACGAGCTGGTGGGCGACGCGCTGCTGTCCGAGCGTTTTGTGGTGGCCGACTTTGAACGCGAGCTGGGCATGCGCCTGGCGTCGCTGCGCTCCACCGGCGAGGACGACGACGAAACTCTGCTCAACCTGCTGCGCCGTGCGCAGCATGCCGAAACCTTCCGCACCCTGGCGCGCGACGTGGAGCGCCGCATCACCGTCGAGCAGGTGGCCGACGACCTCAGCGCGCTGGCCGACAGCGTGCTGCGCATCACCAGCCAGTGGTGTTGGAGCCGCCTCAAGAACCGCCATCGCGACGAACCCCAGTTCGCCATCATTGGCTACGGCAAGCTGGGCGGCAAGGAGCTGGGCTACGGCAGCGACCTCGACATCGTCTTTGTGTTCGACGACGACGATGAGCGCGCCCCCGAGGTGTACGCGGCCTTTGTGCGCAAGCTCATCAACTGGCTCACCGTCAAGACGGGCGAAGGCGACCTCTACGAGATCGACACCGCCCTGCGGCCCAACGGCAACTCGGGCCTGCTGGTCACGAGCTTTGAGGCCTATGCCAACTATCAGCAGCAACGCGGCAGCAACACCGCCTGGACCTGGGAACACCAGGCCATGACACGTGCGCGGTTTGTGATGGGCAGCGAGGCCCTGCGCGAGCGCTTCGACGCCGTGCGCGAGGCGGTCATCACCTCTGCCCGCGACCCGCTGGCGTTGAAGGGCGAGATCGTGACCATGCGCGAGCGGGTGCGCTCGGCCCACCCCACGCCCGCCGGAAGCTTCGACGTGAAGCACAGCCCGGGGGGCATGGTGGACGCAGAGTTTGCCCTGCAGTACCTGGTGCTTTCGCAGTCTGCCGCTCACCCGGAACTGCGTGGCAACCTGGGCAACATCGCCCTGCTGCAGCGCGCCGAGCAAGTGGGCCTGCTGCCCGCAGGGGTGGGCCACGCAGCCGCCGACGCCTACCGCGAGCTGCGCCGGGTGCAGCACGTGGCGCGGCTGGACGAAGCGCCCACCCAGGTCACGCCCCCCGCACTGCAGGCCGAGCGCGATGCCGTGCTCGCGCTGTGGCAGGCCGTGTTTGGTCCTGCCCCGTAG
- a CDS encoding TetR/AcrR family transcriptional regulator: MSSGAHPIPAAAQRTARSDGQDTRARLLQAALQLFSERGFAQTSVRAIAQAADTNVAAIAYHFGDKAQLYTATFYEPFGSGSDLIPVFADPAVDLQGALHHYFAGFLEPLKHDDLVTQSLRLHVRELLDPTHVWPELIERECRAPHMALVQVLCRHMDVPAVDDDMHRLAFSLAGLVMQLWTQRDPLVAIAPQLATAGVVDRWVERLTGYALSMVQGEIARRQATQRSGRRTLRTSHKKESNA; encoded by the coding sequence ATGAGTTCCGGTGCCCACCCCATTCCCGCTGCAGCCCAGCGCACAGCCCGCAGTGACGGACAAGACACGCGTGCCCGTCTGCTGCAGGCCGCGCTGCAGCTGTTCTCCGAAAGAGGCTTTGCCCAGACGTCGGTGCGCGCCATCGCCCAGGCGGCGGACACCAATGTGGCCGCCATTGCCTACCACTTTGGCGACAAGGCCCAGCTGTACACCGCCACGTTCTACGAGCCGTTTGGCAGCGGCAGCGATCTGATCCCGGTGTTTGCTGACCCGGCCGTGGACCTGCAGGGCGCGCTGCACCACTATTTCGCAGGGTTTCTGGAACCGCTCAAGCACGACGACCTGGTCACGCAGTCACTGCGCCTGCATGTGCGCGAGTTGCTGGACCCTACCCATGTCTGGCCCGAACTCATCGAACGCGAATGCCGCGCCCCTCACATGGCGCTGGTTCAGGTGCTTTGCCGCCACATGGACGTTCCGGCGGTGGACGACGACATGCACCGGCTGGCCTTCTCCCTGGCCGGGCTGGTGATGCAGTTGTGGACGCAGCGCGACCCTCTGGTGGCCATTGCCCCCCAGCTGGCCACTGCCGGGGTAGTGGACCGATGGGTGGAACGGCTGACCGGCTACGCCCTGAGCATGGTGCAAGGAGAAATCGCCCGACGGCAGGCCACACAACGGTCTGGGCGTCGCACTTTGCGGACTTCACACAAGAAGGAATCCAACGCATGA